The Penaeus vannamei isolate JL-2024 chromosome 16, ASM4276789v1, whole genome shotgun sequence genome includes a window with the following:
- the LOC113800958 gene encoding uncharacterized protein, with translation MTHVTVVRVHEAHLQGCGEVGTVPGGGEATLWDVSDGRPCLATHLGDAPPIPGEELGHFEPQQYDIQTPEVVYVNLKELKLAHSIMQRDSSTPKAPEDRDLPEIHTPKRSSRKSGIIDQNVGVTGTVFMMSDPKCQLFDSSDDDESVSSLSDSLSSLSESDSGLSSTIEVGMSPPPRHSTTITIGDETCGDATNLQVAPVSAASGTEEDRQEDVPGESAASTEQENAVEAADSEVTLEWRVIPAECPEMIPNEAVPELEGDRGSTPTSFSSAYTVTEHGSESASDDSASSRHNWSGQDSDEESHRHEGARDPQGLRTSSFDAGEEEALGWPASARSTEPSLDKTELENGCTAEEPTAKKGSFGFVRDAVMLTAPCMIRSPDLRQMLRRLRHVSGGSSSGEESIVFSYIPCRDQREKDDEELWVANEAADPTGSQAFQGVTPPLLPPPLGWGGSVGRGASGPAGLPRQGLVWAEQPRGSDACSAGPSCVSSIMCTLAPSPTDASLVGGPSGPRKHYSTRQRVTEPQVINVKVIDEEPKYSQNRTSARDSEANCPREVQSCAENRHLPTSITTNQPTKRFSFLIRSNSVKQDLVEEKNAANLLLARSVSVDPVTPSDQAILEKLATLNLEARNVAHKPRARASCFDPPCAKCGEPVYPQERTEPTLRLVFHSSCFKCFHCGLRLTLKTFYRSPLDSKDTRLFCKSHVPQLDPGKLDAGRADSSSTSSSSSGKSSPDSSAKDGGCSTSSRSSICSNKDTTVSTVQDRLDVVKCDTIGLRYF, from the coding sequence ATGACTCACGTGACGGTGGTGAGAGTGCACGAGGCTCACCTCCAGGGCTGCGGCGAGGTCGGGACGGTCCCTGGCGGAGGCGAAGCGACCCTCTGGGATGTCTCGGACGGACGGCCTTGCCTCGCGACGCATCTTGGGGACGCTCCTCCCATCCCCGGCGAGGAGCTTGGCCACTTCGAGCCTCAGCAGTATGACATCCAGACGCCTGAGGTCGTGTACGTTAACCTGAAGGAGCTGAAGCTTGCGCACAGTATAATGCAAAGGGATTCCTCGACACCGAAAGCCCCTGAGGATCGGGACCTTCCGGAGATACACACGCCCAAGCGATCCTCCAGGAAGTCTGGCATTATTGACCAAAATGTCGGCGTGACAGGGACAGTGTTCATGATGTCGGATCCGAAGTGTCAGCTGTTTGACTCTTCTGATGACGACGAGTCGGTGTCGTCCCTCTCGGACTCCCTGTCATCGCTGTCGGAGAGCGACTCGGGCCTGAGCAGCACGATCGAGGTGGGCATGAGTCCGCCGCCGCGCcattccaccaccatcaccatcggcGACGAGACTTGCGGCGACGCCACCAACCTGCAGGTCGCTCCGGTGAGTGCCGCTTCAGGAACCGAAGAGGACAGACAGGAGGACGTCCCAGGCGAGAGCGCTGCGTCGACGGAACAGGAGAACGCGGTCGAGGCAGCGGACTCCGAGGTGACGCTCGAGTGGCGTGTCATTCCGGCCGAGTGCCCGGAGATGATCCCGAACGAGGCAGTGCCTGAGCTGGAGGGGGACCGAGGCTCGACGCCCACCTCCTTCTCGAGCGCCTACACGGTGACGGAGCACGGGAGCGAGAGTGCCAGCGACGACTCGGCCTCGTCCCGCCACAACTGGTCAGGGCAGGACTCCGACGAAGAGTCCCACCGCCACGAGGGCGCTAGGGACCCGCAGGGCCTCCGGACGTCCTCTTTCGACGCAGGGGAGGAAGAAGCTCTTGGTTGGCCGGCGAGCGCGAGATCGACGGAACCGAGTCTTGATAAAACCGAATTGGAAAATGGATGCACGGCCGAGGAACCGACAGCCAAAAAGGGCAGCTTTGGTTTCGTGCGGGATGCGGTGATGCTGACGGCGCCGTGCATGATCCGGTCGCCGGACCTCCGCCAGATGCTGCGGCGCCTGCGACACGTGTCCGGCGGCAGCAGCAGCGGGGAGGAGAGCATCGTGTTCAGTTACATCCCCTGCCGCGATCAGCGGGAGAAAGACGACGAGGAGCTGTGGGTCGCCAACGAAGCCGCAGACCCCACGGGCAGCCAGGCTTTCCAAGGGGTGACGCCGCCCCTGCTGCCTCCCCCCCTGGGCTGGGGCGGCTCCGTGGGCCGAGGGGCGAGCGGGCCGGCCGGGCTCCCGCGGCAAGGACTAGTCTGGGCCGAACAGCCGCGCGGGTCGGACGCCTGCTCCGCGGGTCCCTCGTGCGTGTCGTCCATCATGTGTACCTTAGCGCCCTCGCCCACGGATGCCTCGCTGGTGGGTGGCCCCTCCGGCCCTCGCAAGCACTACTCCACCAGGCAGAGGGTGACAGAGCCTCAGGTGATCAATGTGAAAGTAATTGACGAGGAGCCAAAATACAGTCAAAATAGAACCAGTGCACGTGACAGTGAGGCGAACTGTCCGAGAGAAGTGCAGAGCTGCGCCGAAAACCGCCACCTCCCGACCTCCATCACGACCAACCAGCCGACCAAGaggttctccttcctcatccgcaGCAACAGCGTCAAGCAGGATCTCGTGGAGGAGAAGAACGCGGCGAACCTCCTCCTCGCCCGCTCGGTCAGCGTCGACCCCGTGACCCCGAGTGACCAGGCCATTCTCGAGAAGCTGGCGACGCTCAACCTCGAAGCCCGCAACGTCGCCCACAAGCCTCGAGCTCGAGCTTCGTGTTTCGACCCGCCCTGTGCCAAGTGCGGCGAGCCCGTGTACCCCCAGGAGAGGACGGAGCCCACCCTCAGACTCGTCTTCCACAGCTCGTGCTTCAAGTGCTTCCACTGTGGCCTCAGACTCACCCTCAAGACCTTCTACAGGAGTCCACTGGATTCCAAAGACACGAGGCTCTTCTGCAAAAGCCACGTCCCACAGCTCGACCCCGGGAAGCTGGACGCCGGGAGAGCAGACTCCTCTtcgacgtcctcctcctcttcgggaAAAAGCTCTCCAGATTCCTCGGCGAAGGATGGCGGCTGCAGCACGTCGAGC